A genomic region of Anopheles coustani chromosome 3, idAnoCousDA_361_x.2, whole genome shotgun sequence contains the following coding sequences:
- the LOC131270188 gene encoding venom serine protease-like yields MWFNLLLPVGLLWVAGGSVRQVQGQCSFTLNMKFGSVYQLISPRYPSNYPPNVQCTYVIRAPYGYRVALDCPTFQIPSSTNCRLDSFKVSRTGRMDVSDGYTYCGAGQLQEKSDANQMTIQLTSVATSTGGKFLCNLSIPAQSCECGRKKTQRIVNGVETAVNEFPMMAALTDIASKSVFCGATIVTNNYALTAAHCLLLRSINDTALKVGDHNIQSETETAYARAYVLAQFLSHTGFTTKPVANDIALVRTQQSIQYNPGVGPVCLPWRYTTETFAGATVEATGWGDLDYGGPRASALNKVQLNVIANSDCSRRLPTTVPYQQLCTFTPTRDTCQADSGGPLFYTNPSTGLLYNVGIVSFGFACATERPSVNTRVTEYLDWITTNSPTSFYCYQ; encoded by the exons ATGTGGTTTAATTTGCTGCTGCCGGTCGGGTTGCTGTGGGTGGCTGGCGGTTCCGTGCGCCAAGTGCAAGGCCAGTGCTCGTTCACGCTCAACATGAAGTTCGGCTCGGTGTACCAGCTTATCTCGCCCCGCTATCCGAGCAACTATCCGCCCAACGTGCAGTGCACGTACGTCATTCGGGCACCGTACGGATATCGGGTCGCGCTCGATTGTCCCACGTTTCAAATTCCAAGC AGCACCAACTGCCGGTTGGACTCGTTCAAAGTGTCCCGCACCGGCCGGATGGACGTCTCCGATGGGTACACCTACTGCGGGGCCGGCCAGCTGCAGGAGAAATCGGACGCCAATCAGATGACGATCCAGCTGACGTCGGTCGCGACCAGCACGGGCGGCAAGTTCCTGTGCAACCTAAGCATCCCGGCGCAAAGCTGCGAGTGTGGACGCAAGAAGACG CAACGGATCGTGAACGGAGTCGAGACGGCCGTCAACGAGTTCCCCATGATGGCTGCGCTGACTGATATCGCGTCGAAATCGGTCTTCTGTGGCGCCACCATCG tgaCGAATAATTACGCCCTCACGGCGGCCCACTGTTTGCTGCTGCGTTCCATCAACGACACGGCGCTGAAGGTCGGCGATCACAACATCCAGTCGGAGACGGAAACCGCCTACGCCCGGGCCTACGTCTTGGCGCAGTTCCTCAGCCACACGGGGTTCACGACCAAACCGGTGGCGAACGATATCGCGCTCGTTCGAACCCAGCAGTCGATCCAGTACAACCCGGGAGTCGGTCCGGTCTGCCTCCCATGGCGCTACACGACCGAGACCTTCGCTGGGGCCACGGTCGAGGCGACCGGCTGGGGTGACCTGGACTACGGCGGGCCTCGGGCTTCCGCGCTCAACAAGGTGCAACTTAACGTTATCGCGAACTCCGATTGCTCCCGGCGACTGCCGACAACGGTCCCATATCAGCAGCTTTGCACCTTTACACCGACGCGGGACACTTGTCAG GCCGATTCGGGCGGTCCACTGTTCTACACCAATCCCTCCACCGGCCTGCTGTACAACGTGGGCATCGTGAGCTTCGGATTCGCCTGCGCCACCGAGCGGCCGAGCGTCAATACGCGGGTCACCGAGTACCTCGACTGGATTACGACCAACAGCCCCACGTCGTTCTACTGCTACCAGTAA
- the LOC131270204 gene encoding venom serine protease-like, which produces MCHKFSGQSFNNNRSTLRGTVVLLVCTTLTPALIVQAQYGGCDYSIDVASGQTYSIYSPYYSGFYPAYTQCRWTLNTTPGSRIALYCSDISLPTSTGCSTDKLIISTGGQSNLSDGNTYCGAGVLNTESSSNKMVVALQVPGATYGGRFYCTATKIDCQCGMRKKKKIVNGEETLVNEFPMMAALVDGSSGEGIFCGATIVTNYHAITAAHCFMARSIGSLALLVGEHDITTGTDSPYTALLLLASVKIHESYNPTARTNDIAIVRTRTEIIFNAGVGPACLPLKFAGASFVGITLEAVGWGTLDYGAPKSNVPMKVGLGVVAPAQCTAVYPNFSTTQQLCVLTASKDTCQSDSGGPLFYTDAYNQRVYLLGTIGYGIACAAGNPSVNTNVLNYMQWIMNNTSEWNYCYQ; this is translated from the exons ATGTGTCACAAATTTTCCGGTCAATCGTTCAACAACAACCGAAGCACCCTCAGAG GCACGGTTGTGTTGCTTGTTTGCACTACACTTACCCCGGCACTGATTGTCCAAGCTCAGTACGGCGGCTGTGACTACTCAATCGATGTTGCTAGTGGTCAGACGTACTCAATCTACTCACCCTACTACAGTGGCTTTTACCCGGCGTATACCCAATGCCGTTGGACTTTGAACACGACTCCGGGATCTCGTATTGCCCTGTATTGCAGTGACATTTCACTTCCCACG AGTACCGGCTGTAGCACTGATAAACTGATTATCTCCACGGGTGGACAAAGTAATCTCAGCGATGGAAACACCTATTGCGGTGCCGGTGTTCTCAACACGGAATCATCATCCAACAAGATGGTGGTCGCCTTGCAAGTCCCCGGCGCAACATACGGCGGACGCTTCTACTGTACGGCCACAAAAATCGATTGCCAGTGTGGCATGCGTAAGAAG AAAAAGATCGTTAATGGAGAGGAAACGTTGGTTAACGAGTTCCCCATGATGGCCGCCCTCGTCGATGGCTCGAGTGGAGAGGGCATATTTTGTGGTGCTACGATCG TTACGAACTATCACGCCATTACGGCAGCGCACTGTTTCATGGCACGATCGATCGGAAGTCTAGCCTTGCTGGTGGGTGAACACGACATCACCACCGGTACAGATTCTCCCTACACGgccctgctgctgcttgcgtcGGTGAAGATCCACGAGAGCTACAACCCAACGGCCAGAACCAACGACATTGCGATCGTTCGAACACGCACCGAAATCATCTTCAACGCCGGTGTCGGCCCAGCCTGTCTGCCGTTGAAATTTGCCGGAGCCTCATTCGTCGGCATTACGCTGGAAGCCGTGGGATGGGGAACTCTGGACTATGGTgcccccaaatcgaacgttcCGATGAAGGTCGGGTTGGGTGTGGTTGCCCCAGCACAGTGTACTGCCGTTTACCCCAATTTCTCGACCACACAGCAGCTGTGTGTACTCACCGCTAGCAAGGACACCTGCCAGAGCGACTCGGGAGGCCCACTGTTCTACACAGATGCGTACAACCAGCGTGTCTATCTGCTCGGTACGATCGGGTATGGAATCGCGTGCGCCGCCGGTAACCCCAGCGTCAATACCAACGTTCTCAACTACATGCAGTGGATCATGAACAACACAAGCGAATGGAACTACTGTTATCAATAA
- the LOC131270219 gene encoding venom serine protease-like, which yields MKCVLLVVVVLFVALPTRADWFDSCDRQFQLTNIADVTLNSPFFPSNYPAGSSCRFVIRAPPGYTIQASCTLNMGTTSGCTTEFLYISTEGFTSPVGSEYFCGKGTVSRQSLFNKLTISYISASSTSSGSFTCRLVVQPQACDCGWSKLPKVVGGSEASINEFSSMVGLLDPLTVNVFCGGVIISSRYVLTAAHCTQTIPGVSRVQALVGDHDYRTGLETPYSAIYNIEQIITHESYNEQNRDNDISILKTTAEIDFNRAVGPVCLPFLYNSYDFGSLLIDVVGWGTTSFGGPMSTVLRKATLNVVPSGTCNAPYINGQKICTFTAGRDSCQYDSGGPLYLRGSQRVYTIGIISYGSACGAASPSVGTRITSYLNWIRQKTPEVSYCVK from the exons ATGAAGTGCGTGCTGCTGGTCGTAGTTGTTCTGTTTGTGGCGTTGCCGACGCGTGCAGATTGGTTTGATTCGTGTGATCGCCAGTTTCAGTTGACCAACATCGCAGATGTGACACTCAACTCTCCCTTCTTCCCGTCCAACTATCCTGCCGGAAGCTCGTGCCGGTTCGTGATTCGTGCTCCACCCGGGTACACGATACAGGCATCATGTACTCTAAACATGGGCACCACAAGCGGTTGCACAACGGAGTTTCTGTACATTTCCACCGAGGGGTTCACGTCACCGGTTGGGAGTGAATATTTCTGCGGCAAGGGGACTGTCAGTCGACAGTCGCTGTTTAACAAATTGACCATTTCGTACATTTCGGCAAGTTCCACCAGTTCCGGTTCGTTTACGTGCCGGCTGGTGGTGCAACCGCAAGCTTGCGATTGTGGCTGGTCTAAGCTGCCGAAGGTCGTTGGAGGTTCGGAGGCATCCATCAATGAGTTCTCCTCGATGGTGGGTCTACTTGATCCGTTGACGGTGAACGtattttgtggtggtgttatCA TTAGTTCCCGGTACGTTCTGACCGCTGCGCACTGTACGCAAACCATTCCGGGCGTAAGTCGTGTGCAGGCCCTCGTAGGTGATCATGACTATCGTACTGGACTCGAGACGCCCTACTCCGCGATCTACAACATCGAACAGATCATTACCCATGAGTCATACAACGAGCAGAACCGGGACAACGATATCTCGATCCTCAAAACGACAGCTGAAATCGATTTCAACCGTGCAGTAGGACCGGTGTGTCTACCCTTCTTGTACAACTCATACGACTTCGGTAGTCTTTTGATCGATGTCGTCGGCTGGGGAACGACAAGCTTCGGTGGACCGATGAGTACGGTGCTGCGGAAGGCAACCCTCAACGTTGTACCGAGCGGTACCTGCAACGCACCGTACATCAATGGGCAGAAAATATGCACCTTCACCGCTGGCCGCGACTCGTGTCAGTACGATTCCGGCGGTCCACTGTACCTGCGCGGTAGCCAGCGGGTTTACACGATCGGGATCATCAGCTATGGGTCAGCATGTGGCGCGGCTTCGCCATCCGTAGGCACACGCATCACCTCGTACCTGAACTGGATTCGACAAAAAACACCCGAAGTATCGTATTGCGTCAAATAA
- the LOC131271930 gene encoding splicing factor 3B subunit 5 — protein sequence MGDRYNIHSQLEHLQSKYIGTGHADTTKYEWLTNQHRDSLASYLGHCDMLSYFAVAENESKARIRFNIMEKMLQPCGPPPEKPED from the coding sequence ATGGGCGACCGATACAACATTCACAGTCAACTGGAGCATTTGCAGAGCAAATATATCGGTACGGGACATGCAGACACCACGAAATACGAGTGGCTGACGAATCAACACCGGGACTCGCTGGCCAGCTACCTCGGACATTGTGATATGCTCAGCTATTTCGCGGTTGCCGAAAACGAATCCAAGGCCCGTATCAGATTCAACATAATGGAAAAGATGCTGCAGCCATGTGGACCACCTCCAGAGAAACCGGAAGATTAG
- the LOC131271929 gene encoding exosome complex component MTR3-like encodes MPQDTKRVNGPEHSTPYRVHCPVIEDETYEDRLRTAFGKDGKRKDGRGLQENRKYFVKVGVVSSAKGSAYVELGNTKAIVSVFDPREIPKQNKFCGLGELYCDFKFSPFSSLQRKTPQTDARERSMATALTSALNPSVCRHMFPNLQIDVFANVLEDDGSALAVVITAAGLALADACVPMFDVITASTVGILGDRIILDPTAEEERLCMDGYTEDNHGLVMLAKLSTLDQVPDIRQYGNVEVEALWQACKLLNEACGDLVPIVQHVLVSKVNSRLQEIQLDSEGEDDRDGIESDKGSNDER; translated from the exons ATGCCGCAAGATACAAAGCGAGTAAATGGACCCGAGCATTCCACACCGTATCGTGTCCACTGTCCGGTTATTGAAGATGAAACGTATGAAGATCGTTTACGTACTGCCTtcggaaaagatggaaaacgaaaagatgGTCGAGGTCTACAAGAAAACCGGAAATATT TTGTAAAAGTCGGTGTGGTATCATCGGCCAAAGGATCAGCCTACGTTGAACTTGGGAACACGAAAGCCATCGTGTCGGTGTTCGATCCGCGTGAAATACCGAAGCAAAACAAGTTCTGTGGGCTTGGTGAACTATATTGCGATTTTAAGttttcaccattttcttcCTTGCAACGTAAAACTCCTCAAACTGATGCACGGGAACGCAGCATGGCCACCGCATTAACCAGTGCTCTGAACCCATCTGTTTGCCGTCACATGTTTCCGAATCTGCAGATCGATGTGTTCGCCAATGTTCTTGAAGACGATGGATCCGCTCTAGCGGTGGTAATAACTGCCGCTGGTCTGGCATTGGCCGATGCGTGCGTACCAATGTTCGATGTAATAACGGCTAGTACCGTTGGGATACTTGGAGATCGGATTATATTGGATCCGACGGCTGAGGAAGAAAGGTTGTGCATGGATGGGTACACGGAGGATAACCATGGTTTGGTGATGCTAGCGAAGCTATCCACGCTGGATCAAGTGCCAGACATACGACAGTACGGAAATGTGGAAGTAGAAGCTCTGTGGCAGGCTTGTAAATTGCTGAACGAAGCGTGTGGAGATCTTGTTCCCATTGTACAGCATGTACTGGTCAGTAAAGTAAACAGTCGGCTCCAAGAGATACAGTTGGATAGTGAAGGAGAAGACGACCGAGATGGAATAGAAAGCGATAAAGGTTCTAACGATGAGAGATGA